GCCTGACGCCCAGCTGCGCCAGTTCGCCGAAGCGACCGGGCTGCACATGGGCCAGTGGCTGTGTGTGCCCATGGTGATCGCGGGTGCGTTCCTGGTCGTCACCGCGCCAAGCCGTCGTACGCGCGTCGCGCCGATCGCCGGATCGGACGCGGTCGCCTGATGGCTGAAATGCTGCTTGCCGAGCGGCTGGCGCGCGCGATCGCGCTGGGCGGGCCGATACCGGTCAGCCAGTTCATGGCCGCCGCAAACGCGCATTATTACGGCACGCGCGATCCGCTCGGCGTGGGCGGCGATTTCACGACCGCGCCCGAGATCAGCCAGATGTTCGGCGAGTTGATCGGCGCCTGGGCTGCCGATGTGTGGGACCGCGCCGGGTGCCCGCCGGTGGCGTGGGTCGAGCTCGGCCCGGGGCGCGGCACCATGACCGCCGATGCCTTGCGCGTGATGACGCGCGCCGGGATGACGCCGACGGTTCATTTCGTCGAAACCAGCGCGACGATGCGCGCCGCGCAGGCCGAACGTGTGCCGGGCGCGACGTGGCACGACTCGCTCACCACCCTGCCCGACGACCTGCCGCTGATCGTCGTGGCCAACGAATTCTTCGATGCGCTGCCGATCCGCCAGCTCGTGCGCCGCGACGGCGCGTGGCACGAGCGGCTGGTAGCGTGTCAGGACACGCTGTTCGTGCCGATCGCCGGCGCGCGTGTGCCGGACACGATCATCCCGCCAGCGCTGCTCGACGCCTCGCCGGGCGCGATCATCGAGACCTCGCCAGCCAGCGTCGCGATCATGGCGGACCTGTCCGCGCGGATCGTCGAGCAGGGCGGCGTCGCGCTGGTGATCGACTATGGCTACGACGGGCCCACGGTCGGCGACACGTTGCAGGCGGTGCGCGGCCACGCCTACGCCAATCCGTTCGAGGCGCCGGGCGAGCAGGACCTGACCGCGCACGTCGACATGGCGACGCTGCGACTGGTAGCGACAGCGTCGGGCGCACGCACGTACGGCACCACGACGCAGGGCGCGTTCCTGCGCG
The genomic region above belongs to Sphingomonas phyllosphaerae 5.2 and contains:
- a CDS encoding class I SAM-dependent methyltransferase; amino-acid sequence: MAEMLLAERLARAIALGGPIPVSQFMAAANAHYYGTRDPLGVGGDFTTAPEISQMFGELIGAWAADVWDRAGCPPVAWVELGPGRGTMTADALRVMTRAGMTPTVHFVETSATMRAAQAERVPGATWHDSLTTLPDDLPLIVVANEFFDALPIRQLVRRDGAWHERLVACQDTLFVPIAGARVPDTIIPPALLDASPGAIIETSPASVAIMADLSARIVEQGGVALVIDYGYDGPTVGDTLQAVRGHAYANPFEAPGEQDLTAHVDMATLRLVATASGARTYGTTTQGAFLRALGIDQRATALGERVAGDRRRLVEDMGELFKVIALTHKDWPQPAALAA